In Vitis vinifera cultivar Pinot Noir 40024 chromosome 17, ASM3070453v1, one genomic interval encodes:
- the LOC100264517 gene encoding uncharacterized protein LOC100264517: MDPSPPPLPPHPITTMQLNYPESADSSPRKADTWEEPLPPVPGARLRLMCSFGGHIIPRPHDKTLCYMGGETRMIVVDRSSSLADLSSRISRTLLNGRGFTLKYQLPNEDLDNLISVTTNEDLDNMIEEYDRITSASPLKSSRLRLFIFLAKPETAASMGSLLDDAKSETWFVDALNGAGLLPRGLSDSAAIDCFLDRDASGDSCTHVEAQTDSLCNTKHGKSGQEVHSVPSSPMVETASSFGSSSSSPSMANLPPIRVRAEDGGLRLHDHKVGLEEEFAYMSTNPQTVVQKQDEGFVVLSAPPPLPSSAIVGGTAAAAAAESGENQSRGFSDDERSDQGVRIRFRKPPLPLQPVQRRLDDGFNLPSPDSKHGGGLNFPSPDSVASDSSIASATSFSKSIAYLDPVHVTTKDNKPPIPIDPKKDTPDMSSQIQLQQVQDSSYILPSQAADLQQQQPVVHASMHYIHHPPTGSAVPISSYYPMYAPTPQNQQQLHHQMDQQYPVYLLPITQPQTYNLPLQSNVATDSTAVAPGRALTPPTPAMVTPSGLYKEISTPPIYPTKPEMAASVYRTVGTATPPLVQVPSNQFHQQQQYVGFSQLHHPPQSIAAAAPNYAFEYAHPAQDQAYYTHHSVAPLPPQYQTLTSTAAVALSEASAQLPIDNTMQQIRTSQNHHD; the protein is encoded by the exons ATGGATCCATCACCACCGCCTCTTCCTCCCCATCCCATCACCACTATGCAGCTCAACTATCCCGAATCCGCAGACTCTTCTCCCAGGAAGGCGGATACCTGGGAAGAGCCTCTCCCGCCGGTCCCAGGTGCCAGACTCCGTCTTATGTGCAGCTTCGGCGGCCACATTATCCCCCGCCCACATGACAAGACTCTCTGCTATATGGGCGGTGAGACCCGCATGATCGTGGTCGACCGCAGCTCTTCCTTGGCTGACCTTTCCTCTCGCATCTCCCGGACTCTACTCAATGGCCGCGGTTTTACCCTCAAGTACCAACTCCCCAATGAGGACCTGGACAATCTCATTTCAGTCACGACCAATGAAGATCTTGATAACATGATAGAAGAGTATGATAGAATCACGTCAGCTTCCCCTTTGAAATCCTCTCGCCTCCGGCTATTTATCTTCCTTGCGAAGCCTGAAACTGCCGCTTCTATGGGGTCTCTACTTGATGATGCCAAGTCTGAGACTTGGTTTGTTGATGCACTCAATGGCGCTGGGCTGCTTCCCAGAGGACTTTCTGATTCTGCGGCCATTGATTGCTTTCTTGATAGAGATGCTAGTGGCGATTCTTGTACACATGTGGAGGCGCAAACCGACTCTTTATGCAACACCAAGCATGGGAAGAGTGGGCAGGAGGTGCACTCGGTGCCTAGCTCACCTATGGTAGAGACTGCTTCGTCCTTTGGCTCATCTTCATCTTCGCCCTCCATGGCCAACCTGCCGCCTATTCGGGTGCGGGCTGAGGACGGTGGGCTTAGACTGCATGATCACAAGGTTGGTTTGGAGGAGGAGTTTGCATATATGAGTACTAATCCTCAGACTGTGGTGCAGAAACAAGATGAGGGGTTTGTTGTGTTGTCTGCTCCGCCCCCACTTCCCAGTTCTGCTATTGTTGGTGGAACTGCGGCTGCAGCTGCTGCAGAATCTGGTGAGAACCAGAGCCGAGGTTTCTCCGATGATGAGAGATCCGATCAAGGGGTGAGGATTCGCTTCAGAAAACCTCCATTGCCACTGCAGCCAGTGCAACGAAGGCTCGATGATGGTTTCAATTTGCCTTCCCCAGATTCGAAACATGGTGGGGGATTAAATTTTCCATCCCCAGATTCAGTAGCAAG TGATAGTAGCATTGCGTCTGCAacatctttctcaaaatccatAGCCTATCTAGACCCGGTTCATGTCACAACCAAAGACAACAAGCCTCCTATTCCAATTGATCCGAAGAAGGATACTCCAGACATGAGCTCTCAAATCCAGCTGCAACAAGTTCAGGATTCCAGCTACATATTGCCTTCACAAGCCGCGGATCTGCAGCAGCAGCAACCAGTAGTCCACGCCAGCATGCATTACATCCACCACCCACCAACAGGTTCTGCAGTGCCAATCTCATCATACTACCCAATGTATGCTCCAACACCACAAAATCAGCAGCAGCTTCATCACCAGATGGATCAGCAATATCCTGTCTACTTGTTGCCCATCACACAGCCACAAACTTACAACTTGCCATTGCAGTCCAATGTTGCAACTGACTCTACTGCTGTAGCACCCGGCCGGGCACTCACACCTCCGACTCCGGCCATGGTCACACCTTCCGGGCTTTACAAAGAAATAAGTACTCCACCAATCTACCCCACGAAACCAGAAATGGCTGCAAGTGTGTATAGAACAGTTGGCACTGCAACTCCACCTCTCGTCCAAGTTCCTTCCAATCAATTTCATCAGCAACAACAGTATGTGGGGTTCAGTCAGTTGCATCACCCACCACAGTCCATTGCTGCTGCCGCTCCTAATTATGCCTTTGAATACGCCCATCCTGCACAAGACCAGGCATACTACACTCACCATTCAGTTGCTCCATTGCCTCCCCAGTACCAAACGTTGACCTCAACCGCAGCAGTGGCATTATCCGAAGCCTCAGCACAGTTGCCGATAGACAACACCATGCAGCAGATCAGAACCTCACAAAACCACCATGACTGA